From a single Nitrosopumilus sp. genomic region:
- a CDS encoding PF20097 family protein, whose product MDCPKCKIEMEKGHITAKSKGKLMYSTNWYCEKCGHREFSQHNVEF is encoded by the coding sequence TTGGATTGTCCTAAATGTAAAATTGAAATGGAAAAAGGACACATTACTGCAAAATCAAAAGGAAAATTGATGTATTCTACAAACTGGTATTGTGAGAAATGTGGTCATAGAGAATTTAGTCAGCATAATGTTGAATTTTAA
- a CDS encoding ArsR family transcriptional regulator translates to MGKGYSTEEIRQQLISVLDDSVSGMSGVEISEKIGINRITMSKYLKVFAAEGLLRQKNIGNVTLWFLEPGQESFNFPDDYFKVIPQYLEYLVKGTEDQVFSLIRNCLHSGGTVNRLVLEVIYPSIEHVKKLYDDGKIGTSEQNLLMTTISKSLQIFNQNQVVSDPKKNVVVIAADAQSRLNSEASSAVYHSDGWRVSHLGDMSSAINVLFDLDFQKLVGKIWKQKPGVLIIIVFSQTDEGLNFFADSINPIKEKSGKNMKLALCGKVSKKSKIRADLISEKIEDILQWSQTVYENSK, encoded by the coding sequence ATGGGAAAAGGATACTCTACTGAGGAAATTCGACAACAACTAATTTCAGTTTTGGATGATTCTGTTTCTGGAATGTCTGGAGTAGAGATTTCAGAAAAAATTGGTATTAATCGAATTACAATGTCAAAATATCTCAAAGTTTTTGCAGCAGAAGGATTACTACGTCAAAAAAATATTGGAAATGTTACTTTGTGGTTTTTAGAACCTGGTCAAGAATCTTTTAACTTTCCTGATGATTATTTCAAAGTGATCCCACAATATCTAGAATATTTGGTAAAGGGAACTGAAGATCAAGTTTTCTCTCTGATTCGAAATTGTTTGCATTCGGGAGGAACTGTCAATCGTTTGGTTTTAGAAGTAATTTATCCGTCTATTGAACATGTAAAAAAATTATATGATGATGGTAAAATTGGGACATCAGAACAAAACCTCTTGATGACTACCATATCAAAGTCACTTCAAATTTTTAATCAAAATCAAGTAGTATCTGATCCAAAAAAGAATGTAGTTGTTATTGCAGCTGATGCACAAAGCAGATTAAATTCTGAAGCATCTTCAGCAGTTTATCATTCTGATGGATGGCGTGTATCTCATTTGGGAGATATGTCCTCAGCAATCAATGTCTTGTTTGATCTTGATTTCCAAAAATTAGTAGGAAAAATTTGGAAACAAAAACCTGGGGTTTTGATAATAATTGTATTTTCTCAAACTGATGAAGGTCTCAATTTTTTTGCTGATTCTATAAATCCAATAAAAGAAAAGTCTGGAAAAAATATGAAATTGGCACTCTGTGGAAAGGTTTCTAAAAAATCTAAAATTCGTGCTGATTTGATATCTGAGAAAATTGAAGATATCTTACAGTGGTCTCAAACAGTATATGAAAATTCGAAATAA